The window GAAGCTGATCGGGATCTTCCCGATAGAAGCTGAGAATGAGTTTACTAAGCTGAGATTTCCACTGCATAGGACATTACGTTCAGATTTTGTAAACAATTCGTTATTGGAAGCGTTAAACCTCGAAGATCGAGGTGAGATTTCGCAGCAGAAACGTCCCTAATGGCGTAGTTGACCATGCTGGCGATCGCTCCATGCAGAAAGCAAGTCAACACATCCATCTTGATTCCCTACAAAACCGAAGGTCAGTCCATGGATGATGGTCGCTTCGCTAACTGGAAGAGCTTACTTTTATTGAACCGTAGAGGACTTAGGAGATCGCTAAGCCCGCAAGAAGATTTAACGACTGCCCATTCGGCAAAAGAGTGGGAAAACAGCCTGAAACGGATGGCTGGCCTTGATTTTGGGGCGATGTACGGAGTCTCTAACCTGTAATCTTGCTTTGAATTTCGCGATGAAACGTAACACTAAGGGTGAGCGCGTGCGGTGATGTAGCGTCCGTGCTTGGTTTGCTGATCGGGAAGCAGGGCTGGACAGCGTGTTGCGATTTAGTCGAGGTTCATAAACGAGGTTAGTAGATCTGATCCAGTTCCGCGTCTTGGCTAATCTGCTCCCAGGTGGTGAGGCTAACAACGCCATCTGCCGTGAGATTGCGAGCTGTTTGGAAGGCTTGAACGGCAGCCAAGGTCGTCGCTCCAAAAATGCCGTCAATCACATCTTGGTAATATCCGGTCAAATACAGCGCCTTTTGCAGCATAATCACAGAGAAGTTGCGATCGCCCAGGGCTAGCGTGGGAAGGAAGGAAGAGTAGTAGCGAGAGAATAGGGTGTTAGACATGGTGTGACAGTTCCCCAAATGTCCTGGTTGGGATACTTCTACCCTAGGCGACCTTGCGGCAAATCACTTCCCCACATCAGTGGATACCCACCATGCTATCCGGTTCATCCGTTTGGGTGAGTCATCCTGATCCGGTTGCAGGCACTATGTAGCTACAGAAAGCGTCACCTTCCCTGAAGACGCATGTCTATTCACCATATCCTTTGGAGATACCCATGAAAACGTTTTCAATGACTGCTATTTTGACGCTGGCCTGTGTGGTCGGAGTGCCCGTTGTGGCGTTTGCCCAATCGACCTCCGACCCTATGACAGGCATGACCTTTGATGAACGGGTTGATTACATTACCGACTTGAGCCGCGCTAAAAACCTGGCTCGTCAAGCCGGAGAACGCGTAAACGGTGGCATCAACTCCTACTGGGCAGAACCATCGATGCATGGCCCTGCCGCTGATTCTCCCTACACCGATAACGGTGACGGCACCTGGACCTTTATCTTCCGTGGAGGTGCGCCTGCATCGAACGTTCTGGATGTGGAAACAGAAGTGTTAGTCAATCGCACGACTTGGGATGTTTCGGTGGTCTACAACGGCCCTGTTCGCTAGGAGACCCTATAAGTAAGCTCGTTCAGCCTATGGTATGCGCGGGGTGCAAGGAGTTCTGCACCCCATTTATTTTGATAGCCTTGATCGCCGCACGTCCACCCGTAGACCTTTCGTAGTGCGATCGCCCATCTTGGTGCGTTAGATCTGCTACGCTTTATCCCGGAACATCAGCACCGCTTCGTAATTTTGAAGATCTAAAAGCTGATCTTGGTATATGAAGAAACGGAGTGGGGACTGCGAGCAACGGGCGTGCTGGGTGTGGTGAATCCAGACCTCCAGCAGCAAAATCTAAAGATGGTAGAGGGGCAAACGTTTCGTACGCTGGACATGGATTGGTTTATGCCCTTGACCGTGAAGCTGCAGATCAACTATCCCAATGGGTTGGTTCACATTATCGTGAACACCATGACCCCCATTAATGATTCCACCTCGCAGATGGTGCAAGTTTGTCTCCGCAACGACACTGAGGCAGATACCAAAACCAGGGATGTAATCGCCTTTGACCGAGCCGTAACCCTAGAAGATAAACGCATTTTGGAGTCTACGGATTACGATGTACCCCTAACGCTGAACCGGGAAGAACATATGTTGACCGATCGCCCTGGCATTCTGGTTCGCAAAAAAATAGCGGCGTTGCTCAAAGTCCACGGTGAGGTCGAGCAAACACAGCGTGTGTCTTAGAGAGAGTCGCCTTTTAGAAAAATAGAGGCAAATCAGATCTGCGACTTCTTATATGAAACCCATAGGCTACTTTTGGAAGACAAAGAAGAAGTCGTAGATCTCTAGAGAGAGCGATCGCCCATAGAGAGCGATCGCTGGTTCGTTAGAGAGATATATATGATTTGAGGTTCATAGATAGACTCTCAAAATCTCCTCTAACAATTCACGGATAGGAACTAACCCACGCGAATAGGTGCAGACTCCAGCGCTTCCACGAGGCTGCGAACCACGGCAACCATGGCGACTTCGCTGTTGAGTTGGTTGATCGCAGAACCCACACCGACCCCAGAAGCTCCAGCGGCGATCGCCATTGGAATCGTGACGTTCGACAATCCAGACGCGCACAGGACGGGAACCTCAACCGCACGGGCAATTTCATAGGACGCTGCCAGGGTGGGGGACGCTTTCTCGATCAATCCCAGGGTTCCAGGGTGCTGGGGTTGGCTGCTGGTGCCTCCTTCGGTCTGGATGATGTCGGCTCCAGCACGCACAAGGTCTTCGGCCAACTGCACTTGCTGATCCAGTTCCAAAATGTGGGGAACGGTAACAGACAGCAGAATGTTCGGCAGGAGCGATCGCGTTTTCTGGGTCAGTTCTAGCACTTCTGGAGCTTCGAAGCGGCGACCTTGGGCATAAAACGCATCAAAGTTTCCGATCTCGATGAGGTCAGCTCCGGCTTCTACGGCAGGCACAAATAGTTCTGGCTCGACCGCAGATACGCAAATGGGCAAATGGGTGAGCTGACGCGCCATGCGAACCAAGTCGGCATCGGCTGCAATATCCACAAAGGTCGCTCCCCCTTGGTCAGCCGCTTTGACCACGGCAGCAACCCGGACAGCGTCAAAATTGGTAAGACCACTAATCACTTTCAGGGCGCGGCGGTTTTGCAGTGCAGTGTGGAGTGCGGACATCGTCATAATCGTTATTACCTCTGCATGATGTATGGCTATTTTGCCATTGACAGCAGACTTTCACCACCTATCCCCTCGGAAATGCTCCTATGCCGTCAGTACGCGATAGTTTTAGCATGGTGCAACAAAAAAGCCTCCGACGCAGGATACTCCATCGAAGACTTAAGCTCACCTGAACACGGTGCTGTGTCAGATGGTTGGAGGGCATAAACACGTTGACTTCGAAGTCAAATCACTTCAGCCCCAATCCACCCTGATGCCTGAGCTATCAATATGGTGGGATCGCGTCGCTTACCCCCCTCAACCCTAGTCATGAAGAGGCGTTGGCTGAGGTCGCGGCGCAGTGGGCATTGAATGTGTACTCACGAACTTATCTCAATCCTAGCGAACTTCCCTGAATGCAATCGCAATAGTCCTTAGACTTGTACTCACATCTTGCAGGCGATCGCCCACACGTCCAGTGATGCACCCCTCCAGCCTTTCTGAAGAAA of the Synechococcales cyanobacterium T60_A2020_003 genome contains:
- a CDS encoding peptidoglycan-binding protein, encoding MSNTLFSRYYSSFLPTLALGDRNFSVIMLQKALYLTGYYQDVIDGIFGATTLAAVQAFQTARNLTADGVVSLTTWEQISQDAELDQIY
- a CDS encoding DUF561 domain-containing protein, with product MTMSALHTALQNRRALKVISGLTNFDAVRVAAVVKAADQGGATFVDIAADADLVRMARQLTHLPICVSAVEPELFVPAVEAGADLIEIGNFDAFYAQGRRFEAPEVLELTQKTRSLLPNILLSVTVPHILELDQQVQLAEDLVRAGADIIQTEGGTSSQPQHPGTLGLIEKASPTLAASYEIARAVEVPVLCASGLSNVTIPMAIAAGASGVGVGSAINQLNSEVAMVAVVRSLVEALESAPIRVG